From Drosophila virilis strain 15010-1051.87 chromosome X, Dvir_AGI_RSII-ME, whole genome shotgun sequence, the proteins below share one genomic window:
- the bves gene encoding blood vessel epicardial substance isoform X1 has translation MPSTAGSAAGVGVGALINSAGSSASMGIGVGGGGSGAASAGSSAVAAASAGTLIAQSTAGTSAASGTITWDNNGTLRSINPGDWSIEQCLIWQQPHHLYFQLGWAFLFLAFLAPHGPFGSLWMRATLLIGCIMMGMYGYLIECTPDVVLWSGLGIGINFIYLIVVLCRLRPVRFDQEIEAVYVALFQPLCVTRHQFRKVLNCMKVIRALKYQEVYAQEKVTKVDSLSLVLSGKLVVSQHQRALHIVFPHQFLDSPEWFGVSTDDYFQVSIMAMEESRVLIWHRDKLKLSIMAEPFLQTVFDHILGRDVVKKLMQVTQVSESIASNGFLPSGGYAEDAEDKPMLILKKSVDVGHGLTALINRQLQEEHVPLLGRTYKHTKQPLPLLTPPGAAPLADTNVDNHCNAAAGAGATGSTQRNCN, from the exons ATGCCCAGCACGGCAGGCAGTGCGGCCGGCGTCGGAGTTGGCGCACTGATCAACAGTGCCGGGAGCAGCGCCAGCATGGGAATTGGcgtgggcggcggcggcagcggtgcAGCGAGTGCTGGCAGCAGCGCTGTGGCTGCAGCCAGCGCTGGCACATTGATAGCCCAGAGCACGGCGGGCACCAGTGCCGCCAGTGGCACCATCACCTGGGATAACAATGGCACCCTGCGCTCCATTAATCCAGGAGATTGGTCGATTGAACAGTGCCTCATttggcagcagccgcatcaTCTGTACTTTCAGCTGGGCTGGGCCTTTCTTTTTCTGGCCTTTTTGGCGCCGCACGGTCCATTTGGTTCGCTTTGGATGCGCGCCACCCTGCTCATTGGGTGCATCATGATGGGCATGTACGGTTACCTGATTGAGTGCACACCGGATGTGGTGCTCTGGTCCGGGCTTGGCATTGGCATCAACTTTATCTATCTCATTGTGGTGCTCTGTCGGCTGCGTCCAGTGCGTTTCGATCAGGAAATTGAAGCG GTGTACGTGGCGCTTTTTCAGCCGCTGTGCGTGACACGGCATCAGTTCAGAAAGGTGCTCAATTGCATGAAGGTCATCAGGGCGCTAAAATACCAGGAGGTCTATGCTCAGGAGAAGGTCACCAAAGTGGACAGCCTGTCGCTGGTGCTGAGCGGCAA ATTGGTCGTCTCGCAGCATCAGCGGGCGCTGCACATTGTGTTTCCCCATCAGTTCCTAGACTCGCCAGAGTGGTTTGGCGTCTCGACCGATGACTATTTTCAG gtgtccATTATGGCCATGGAGGAGTCGCGTGTGCTCATCTGGCATCGGGACAAGCTCAAGCTGTCGATAATGGCCGAGCCATTCCTGCAAACTGTATTCGATCACATACTGGGCCGTGATGTGGTCAAAAAGCTGATGCAGGTGACACAG GTGAGCGAATCGATAGCCAGCAACGGTTTCCTGCCCTCGGGCGGCTATGCGGAGGATGCTGAGGACAAGCCCATGCTCATACTGAAGAAGAGCGTCGATGTTGGCCACGGACTGACGGCGCTCATCAATCGCCAGCTGCAGG AAGAGCATGTTCCTTTACTTGGTCGCACGTACAAACACACTAAGCAGCCGCTGCCACTGTTGACGCCGCCAGGTGCCGCCCCTTTGGCGGACACCAATGTTGATAACCACTGCAATGCCGCTGCAGGTGCAGGTGCCACTGGCAGCACTCAAAGAAACTGTAACTGA
- the bves gene encoding blood vessel epicardial substance isoform X3, whose translation MPSTAGSAAGVGVGALINSAGSSASMGIGVGGGGSGAASAGSSAVAAASAGTLIAQSTAGTSAASGTITWDNNGTLRSINPGDWSIEQCLIWQQPHHLYFQLGWAFLFLAFLAPHGPFGSLWMRATLLIGCIMMGMYGYLIECTPDVVLWSGLGIGINFIYLIVVLCRLRPVRFDQEIEAVYVALFQPLCVTRHQFRKVLNCMKVIRALKYQEVYAQEKVTKVDSLSLVLSGKLVVSQHQRALHIVFPHQFLDSPEWFGVSTDDYFQVSIMAMEESRVLIWHRDKLKLSIMAEPFLQTVFDHILGRDVVKKLMQVTQVSESIASNGFLPSGGYAEDAEDKPMLILKKSVDVGHGLTALINRQLQAGDPNSWRLGRIDETDHETAV comes from the exons ATGCCCAGCACGGCAGGCAGTGCGGCCGGCGTCGGAGTTGGCGCACTGATCAACAGTGCCGGGAGCAGCGCCAGCATGGGAATTGGcgtgggcggcggcggcagcggtgcAGCGAGTGCTGGCAGCAGCGCTGTGGCTGCAGCCAGCGCTGGCACATTGATAGCCCAGAGCACGGCGGGCACCAGTGCCGCCAGTGGCACCATCACCTGGGATAACAATGGCACCCTGCGCTCCATTAATCCAGGAGATTGGTCGATTGAACAGTGCCTCATttggcagcagccgcatcaTCTGTACTTTCAGCTGGGCTGGGCCTTTCTTTTTCTGGCCTTTTTGGCGCCGCACGGTCCATTTGGTTCGCTTTGGATGCGCGCCACCCTGCTCATTGGGTGCATCATGATGGGCATGTACGGTTACCTGATTGAGTGCACACCGGATGTGGTGCTCTGGTCCGGGCTTGGCATTGGCATCAACTTTATCTATCTCATTGTGGTGCTCTGTCGGCTGCGTCCAGTGCGTTTCGATCAGGAAATTGAAGCG GTGTACGTGGCGCTTTTTCAGCCGCTGTGCGTGACACGGCATCAGTTCAGAAAGGTGCTCAATTGCATGAAGGTCATCAGGGCGCTAAAATACCAGGAGGTCTATGCTCAGGAGAAGGTCACCAAAGTGGACAGCCTGTCGCTGGTGCTGAGCGGCAA ATTGGTCGTCTCGCAGCATCAGCGGGCGCTGCACATTGTGTTTCCCCATCAGTTCCTAGACTCGCCAGAGTGGTTTGGCGTCTCGACCGATGACTATTTTCAG gtgtccATTATGGCCATGGAGGAGTCGCGTGTGCTCATCTGGCATCGGGACAAGCTCAAGCTGTCGATAATGGCCGAGCCATTCCTGCAAACTGTATTCGATCACATACTGGGCCGTGATGTGGTCAAAAAGCTGATGCAGGTGACACAG GTGAGCGAATCGATAGCCAGCAACGGTTTCCTGCCCTCGGGCGGCTATGCGGAGGATGCTGAGGACAAGCCCATGCTCATACTGAAGAAGAGCGTCGATGTTGGCCACGGACTGACGGCGCTCATCAATCGCCAGCTGCAGG
- the bves gene encoding blood vessel epicardial substance isoform X2, translating to MPSTAGSAAGVGVGALINSAGSSASMGIGVGGGGSGAASAGSSAVAAASAGTLIAQSTAGTSAASGTITWDNNGTLRSINPGDWSIEQCLIWQQPHHLYFQLGWAFLFLAFLAPHGPFGSLWMRATLLIGCIMMGMYGYLIECTPDVVLWSGLGIGINFIYLIVVLCRLRPVRFDQEIEAVYVALFQPLCVTRHQFRKVLNCMKVIRALKYQEVYAQEKVTKVDSLSLVLSGKLVVSQHQRALHIVFPHQFLDSPEWFGVSTDDYFQVSIMAMEESRVLIWHRDKLKLSIMAEPFLQTVFDHILGRDVVKKLMQVTQVSESIASNGFLPSGGYAEDAEDKPMLILKKSVDVGHGLTALINRQLQALPRISKYYDCAGDPNSWRLGRIDETDHETAV from the exons ATGCCCAGCACGGCAGGCAGTGCGGCCGGCGTCGGAGTTGGCGCACTGATCAACAGTGCCGGGAGCAGCGCCAGCATGGGAATTGGcgtgggcggcggcggcagcggtgcAGCGAGTGCTGGCAGCAGCGCTGTGGCTGCAGCCAGCGCTGGCACATTGATAGCCCAGAGCACGGCGGGCACCAGTGCCGCCAGTGGCACCATCACCTGGGATAACAATGGCACCCTGCGCTCCATTAATCCAGGAGATTGGTCGATTGAACAGTGCCTCATttggcagcagccgcatcaTCTGTACTTTCAGCTGGGCTGGGCCTTTCTTTTTCTGGCCTTTTTGGCGCCGCACGGTCCATTTGGTTCGCTTTGGATGCGCGCCACCCTGCTCATTGGGTGCATCATGATGGGCATGTACGGTTACCTGATTGAGTGCACACCGGATGTGGTGCTCTGGTCCGGGCTTGGCATTGGCATCAACTTTATCTATCTCATTGTGGTGCTCTGTCGGCTGCGTCCAGTGCGTTTCGATCAGGAAATTGAAGCG GTGTACGTGGCGCTTTTTCAGCCGCTGTGCGTGACACGGCATCAGTTCAGAAAGGTGCTCAATTGCATGAAGGTCATCAGGGCGCTAAAATACCAGGAGGTCTATGCTCAGGAGAAGGTCACCAAAGTGGACAGCCTGTCGCTGGTGCTGAGCGGCAA ATTGGTCGTCTCGCAGCATCAGCGGGCGCTGCACATTGTGTTTCCCCATCAGTTCCTAGACTCGCCAGAGTGGTTTGGCGTCTCGACCGATGACTATTTTCAG gtgtccATTATGGCCATGGAGGAGTCGCGTGTGCTCATCTGGCATCGGGACAAGCTCAAGCTGTCGATAATGGCCGAGCCATTCCTGCAAACTGTATTCGATCACATACTGGGCCGTGATGTGGTCAAAAAGCTGATGCAGGTGACACAG GTGAGCGAATCGATAGCCAGCAACGGTTTCCTGCCCTCGGGCGGCTATGCGGAGGATGCTGAGGACAAGCCCATGCTCATACTGAAGAAGAGCGTCGATGTTGGCCACGGACTGACGGCGCTCATCAATCGCCAGCTGCAGG
- the LOC6631589 gene encoding uncharacterized protein — protein MCHNSGIESEQIERYMAFGLPQKAVRSVKYTMRKREKQQRKEKQEQQDQSQNNSDVEDNVSASSSSSSSNSDSGTDVDIKPKRAVQQKLIETEMNIEKIAIAEVTAAQTEEAASVTVLENSKSDIFRIPKFCGRFRKMQEQQQEEQQQQQQPNAVNSLHSSRITTVPATATTTATPAALTAQQQRKLSSMEPSMDDALAIGTQMTRKFAERCHCLIAQLHGTRLYTILTRTTQPAHLMAILILSFVLLTVGPDLRTTTTTTMHSSQLATAAIHTTTTTTTTQAAAAAAAAPMVGSTLATLAYLGAFATHFGSQIWMTFVSGLSLYFSLPRHTFGQCQQILFPKYFALNAMLSISMLIIYVKYFLSGWTTAAGVQMGTLALTAAIEVVVRLYLAPPMLRLMHEKYRIEGAIGSGQEVGSLVQGDLVECPHYQRIHKAFRRIHMTIAIGNMIVLMATCLQLYFLALKIRIS, from the exons atGTGCCACAATTCGGGCATTGAAAGTGAACAGATCGAAAGGTACATGGCCTTCGGTCTGCCCCAGAAAGCCGTCAGGAGCGTAAAATACACGATGCGCAAGCGCGAAAAACAACAGCGCAAAGAGAAGCAAGAACAGCAGGACCAATCACAAAATAACAGCGATGTCGAGGACAACgtcagcgccagcagcagcagcagcagcagtaacagcgacagcggcacCGACGTTGACATCAAGCCCAAACGCGCAGTGCAGCAGAAGCTGATTGAAACAGAAATGAATATTgagaaaattgcaattgcagaaGTGACAGCAGCTCAAACTGAAGAAGCCGCTTCCGTAACAGTCTTAGAAAACAGTAAAAGCGATATTTTTAGAATTCCAAAATTCTGTGGACGTTTTCGTAAAAtgcaagaacagcagcaagaggagcagcagcagcagcaacagccgaatGCTGTAAACTCTCTGCACAGCAGCCGCATAACAACAgtaccagcaacagcaacaacaacagcaacaccagctGCATTAACAGCCCAACAACAGCGCAAACTCAGCTCCATGGAGCCATCGATGGATGATGCTCTGGCAATTGGCACTCAAATGACACGCAAATTCGCTGAACGTTGCCATTGCCTGATCGCCCAGCTGCATGGCACCCGCCTGTACAC TATCCTGACGCGTACCACGCAGCCAGCGCATTTGATggccattttaatattatccTTTGTGCTACTGACCGTTGGACCCGATCTCAGAACGaccacaacaacgacaatgcACAGCAGCCAgttggcaacagcagcgatacatacaacaacaacaacaacaacgacgcaggctgccgccgctgctgctgccgccccAATGGTTGGCAGCACACTGGCAACGCTGGCATATCTGGGCGCATTCGCCACACACTTTGGCTCACAAATCTGGATGACCTTTGTCTCGG GCCTTTCGCTGTATTTCTCGCTGCCGCGTCACACCTTCGGCCAATGCCAGCAGATTCTGTTCCCCAAGTACTTTGCGCTAAACGCCATGCTGAGCATCAGCATGCTGATCATCTATGTGAAATACTTTCTGAGCGGGTGGACAACGGCGGCGGGTGTACAAATGGGCACACTGGCACTGACCGCTGCCATCGAGGTGGTGGTGCGTCTATATCTGGCACCGCCCATGCTGCGACTGATGCACGAGAAGTATAGGATCGAGGGCGCCATCGGCAGTGGCCAGGAGGTGGGCAGTCTGGTCCAGGGTGATCTGGTCGAGTGTCCGCACTATCAGCGCATACATAAGGCATTCCGGCGCATACACATGaccattgccattggcaatATGATTGTGCTGATGGCCACATGTCTGCAGTTGTATTTTCTGGCATTGAAAATACGAATTAGCTAA